One window of Mesorhizobium sp. PAMC28654 genomic DNA carries:
- a CDS encoding amidohydrolase, translating to MSVTGAGHYADLIVINGHVLTMDDDNPATEAVAVKDGAIIAVGSRAAIEELKGPATKVIDAKGGSVVPGFIEAHMHLFSGAAELAHLQLAGVHGFEALQKAISDYAPTRPDAKMLVGQGVDYTVLGDERVTRHHLDQILPDRPFVMAAPDHHTMWANTKALEMAGILHGRTLGPGNEIVMGDDGLAAGELREGEAFGPVLDLAGESRVRLGLSTGGEPDPMPTPAERAADRDIMRRGLAWCARHGITSIQNMDGNLYQLELLAEIEAEEGLSCRVQIPFHYKNFMTLDMLEKASEMAKRYDSEWLSGMVKVFYDGVLDSWTAVMVEPYADRPDWVGEPLFTPQQFIHLAVAIDKRGLQIAVHSIGDGAVRAVLDGYEAAQKANGKRDSRHRVEHIEVTTTADVPRFAELGVIASMQPPHPPGAMDFPLEPTVSRIGPARWPLSYAWRTLKDAGAHVVFASDWPVSPIDPILGIQAAVLRKPWAQSDPDQSFSVRESLAAYTVEGAYAEFAEHRKGALRPGYMADLVVLSADIEAIDPEMIHHVRSQITICGGKVTHQA from the coding sequence ATGTCTGTCACGGGTGCGGGTCACTATGCGGATCTGATCGTCATCAATGGTCACGTCCTGACCATGGACGATGACAATCCCGCCACCGAGGCCGTTGCCGTCAAGGACGGCGCCATCATCGCCGTCGGTAGCCGCGCCGCCATCGAAGAGCTCAAGGGACCGGCCACCAAGGTCATCGACGCCAAGGGCGGTTCGGTGGTCCCGGGCTTCATCGAAGCCCACATGCATCTGTTTTCGGGCGCGGCCGAGCTTGCCCATCTTCAGCTTGCTGGTGTTCATGGCTTCGAGGCGCTGCAAAAGGCTATCAGCGACTATGCGCCAACGCGGCCGGATGCGAAAATGCTGGTCGGGCAGGGTGTCGACTATACCGTGCTTGGCGACGAGCGGGTGACGCGCCACCATCTCGACCAGATTCTGCCGGACCGGCCTTTCGTCATGGCCGCTCCTGATCATCACACAATGTGGGCCAACACCAAGGCGCTGGAAATGGCCGGCATTCTGCATGGCCGCACGCTTGGTCCGGGCAACGAGATCGTCATGGGTGACGATGGCCTGGCCGCTGGCGAACTGCGCGAGGGCGAAGCCTTCGGCCCGGTGCTCGATCTTGCCGGCGAAAGCCGGGTGCGGCTGGGGCTGTCGACTGGTGGCGAGCCGGACCCAATGCCGACGCCGGCGGAGCGCGCCGCCGACCGGGACATCATGCGGCGCGGCCTCGCCTGGTGCGCGCGCCACGGCATCACCTCGATCCAGAATATGGATGGCAATCTCTATCAGCTCGAATTGCTGGCCGAGATCGAAGCCGAGGAAGGCTTGTCCTGCCGCGTCCAGATACCGTTCCACTACAAGAATTTCATGACGCTCGACATGCTGGAGAAGGCATCCGAGATGGCCAAGCGCTACGACAGCGAATGGCTGTCGGGCATGGTCAAGGTGTTCTACGACGGCGTGCTGGATTCCTGGACAGCCGTCATGGTCGAGCCCTATGCGGACCGCCCGGACTGGGTGGGCGAGCCGCTGTTCACGCCGCAGCAGTTCATCCACCTGGCCGTTGCCATCGACAAGCGGGGGCTCCAGATCGCCGTGCACTCGATCGGCGACGGCGCCGTACGCGCTGTCCTCGACGGTTATGAGGCCGCGCAAAAGGCCAATGGCAAGCGCGACAGCCGGCACCGGGTCGAGCATATCGAAGTCACCACGACCGCCGATGTGCCGCGTTTCGCCGAGCTCGGCGTCATCGCGTCGATGCAGCCGCCGCACCCGCCAGGCGCCATGGACTTTCCGCTGGAGCCGACCGTGTCGCGCATCGGGCCGGCGCGCTGGCCGCTGAGCTATGCCTGGCGGACGCTGAAGGATGCCGGCGCGCATGTCGTCTTTGCTTCGGACTGGCCGGTGTCGCCGATCGATCCGATCCTGGGCATCCAGGCGGCGGTGCTGCGCAAGCCATGGGCGCAGAGCGATCCGGACCAGAGTTTCTCGGTCCGTGAGTCGTTGGCGGCCTATACCGTTGAGGGCGCCTATGCCGAATTCGCCGAGCATCGCAAGGGCGCGCTGAGGCCGGGATACATGGCCGATCTGGTGGTGCTGTCGGCCGACATCGAGGCAATCGACCCCGAGATGATTCATCATGTGCGATCGCAGATCACGATCTGTGGCGGCAAAGTCACCCATCAGGCTTGA
- a CDS encoding extracellular solute-binding protein, with translation MNWKTTATAMGLALLATTGLARADGVLNIYNWGNYTSPDVIKKFEAKYNVKVTITDYDSNDTALAKVRQGGTGFDIAVPSQTYIPIWIKEGLIQETDPGKMENFKNVAADWANPDFDPGRKYSVPWAWGTIGVVVNTDAYKGPANTWGIVFNTPDELKGKVNVVPEMGDVMFAAIKYVGGQQCTDDKVVLKKVRDLLVAAKPNWIAMEYNTIEKMGAGDFKATSDWNGSALRQRLANPAIHFNYPKEGYGLWSDNVVVLKEAKNVENAKLFQNFIMDPENAAGLSAFHRYANAITGSDKFMPADMKDAPEVVIPAEDKPLGELQKMCPPETQELYTKIWTELQK, from the coding sequence ATGAACTGGAAGACAACAGCAACCGCCATGGGGTTGGCGTTGCTCGCCACGACGGGCCTCGCCCGCGCCGACGGCGTGCTGAACATCTACAATTGGGGCAACTACACCAGCCCCGACGTGATCAAGAAGTTCGAGGCCAAGTACAACGTCAAGGTCACGATCACCGACTACGATTCGAACGATACGGCGCTCGCCAAGGTTCGCCAGGGCGGTACCGGCTTCGACATCGCGGTGCCTTCGCAGACCTACATTCCGATCTGGATCAAGGAAGGCCTCATCCAGGAGACCGATCCGGGCAAGATGGAAAACTTCAAGAACGTGGCGGCGGATTGGGCCAATCCCGATTTCGACCCAGGCCGCAAATACAGCGTTCCGTGGGCTTGGGGTACGATCGGCGTCGTCGTCAACACCGACGCCTACAAGGGCCCGGCCAATACATGGGGCATCGTCTTCAACACGCCGGACGAGCTGAAGGGCAAGGTCAACGTCGTTCCCGAAATGGGCGACGTGATGTTCGCCGCGATCAAGTATGTCGGCGGCCAGCAGTGCACGGACGACAAGGTTGTGCTGAAGAAGGTGCGTGACCTCTTGGTGGCGGCCAAGCCGAACTGGATCGCCATGGAATACAACACCATCGAGAAGATGGGCGCCGGCGACTTCAAGGCGACCAGCGACTGGAATGGTTCGGCGCTGCGCCAGCGGCTGGCCAACCCGGCCATCCACTTCAACTATCCGAAGGAAGGCTATGGCCTGTGGAGCGACAACGTGGTCGTTCTGAAGGAAGCCAAGAACGTCGAGAACGCCAAGCTGTTCCAGAACTTCATCATGGATCCGGAAAACGCGGCGGGTCTCTCGGCCTTCCATCGCTACGCCAACGCCATCACCGGTTCGGACAAGTTCATGCCAGCCGACATGAAGGATGCGCCGGAAGTCGTCATTCCGGCCGAAGACAAGCCGCTTGGCGAGTTGCAGAAGATGTGCCCGCCGGAAACCCAGGAACTCTACACCAAGATCTGGACCGAGCTGCAGAAGTAA
- a CDS encoding histone deacetylase family protein produces MKTVYSPLHAGHAGQMELVTAAIVPGFEKPSRAEFIKARVESEKLGPIIAPVEHDLAAAKRIHKADYIDFLPTVWPQWVEAGFKGSAMPFTWPTRGLRGDVPPKRIDALLGYYSFDGGATFVEGTWAAIKSSYDVALTAAGLVKGGETSAFALCRPPGHHAGAGFMGGYCYINNAAVAAQWFRDQGASRVSILDVDYHHGNGTQEIFYERADVQVINLHGDPMVEYPFFLGHADERGAGAGEGFNINYPMPFGTTWDTWNASLEDACAKLAAYAPDVVVVSLGVDTFEKDPISQFKLKSPDYPKIGRRIAKLGLPTLFVQEGGYAVEEIGINAVGVLTGFEDR; encoded by the coding sequence ATGAAGACTGTCTATTCGCCGCTTCATGCTGGACATGCCGGCCAAATGGAACTTGTTACCGCGGCCATCGTGCCGGGTTTCGAAAAGCCCTCGCGGGCGGAGTTCATCAAGGCACGCGTCGAAAGCGAGAAGCTGGGCCCGATCATCGCACCGGTCGAGCATGATCTTGCCGCCGCCAAGCGTATCCACAAGGCCGACTATATAGACTTCCTGCCGACCGTCTGGCCGCAGTGGGTAGAGGCCGGCTTCAAGGGGTCGGCAATGCCCTTCACCTGGCCGACGCGTGGCCTGCGCGGCGACGTGCCGCCAAAGCGTATCGATGCCCTGCTCGGCTACTATTCCTTCGATGGCGGCGCCACCTTCGTCGAGGGCACCTGGGCCGCGATCAAATCCTCCTACGACGTGGCGTTGACCGCCGCCGGACTGGTCAAGGGCGGCGAGACATCCGCTTTCGCGCTGTGCCGCCCGCCCGGCCACCATGCCGGAGCCGGCTTCATGGGCGGCTATTGCTACATCAACAACGCCGCCGTCGCCGCGCAATGGTTTCGCGACCAGGGTGCCAGCCGTGTCTCCATCCTCGACGTCGACTACCACCATGGCAACGGCACGCAGGAAATCTTTTACGAGCGCGCCGACGTCCAGGTCATCAACCTGCACGGCGACCCGATGGTCGAATATCCGTTCTTCCTCGGCCATGCCGACGAACGCGGCGCCGGCGCGGGCGAAGGCTTCAACATCAACTACCCGATGCCCTTCGGCACAACCTGGGACACCTGGAACGCCTCGCTGGAAGATGCCTGCGCCAAGCTTGCCGCCTATGCGCCGGATGTCGTCGTTGTCTCGCTCGGTGTCGATACGTTCGAGAAGGACCCGATCAGCCAGTTCAAGCTGAAGAGCCCCGACTACCCCAAGATCGGCCGCCGCATCGCCAAGCTCGGCCTGCCGACGCTGTTCGTCCAGGAAGGCGGCTATGCCGTCGAGGAGATCGGCATCAACGCCGTCGGCGTGCTCACCGGTTTCGAGGATCGGTAG
- a CDS encoding ABC transporter permease codes for MASNFSIKHQPGFTAIAATCFVVLYLPILVLVVYAFNAASSTSEWGGFSLRWFQSAWQNTQVIDATLRSFQIGAIAATLATICATMAALATTRTASYPGLTFKYAAINQPLMVPEIVTGVALLIFFSRIKIFTGYSGLGYLIAAHTAFCIPFAYLPIRARLENMDLTLERAAADLYATPWKTFRRITLPLLWPGILAGLMLAFVISLDDVVITEFVKSGGQDTLPTYMLGQIRRGITPEINAISTAFLLLSVAIVTLFFIISRKRD; via the coding sequence ATGGCTAGCAACTTCTCCATCAAGCATCAGCCGGGATTCACCGCGATCGCGGCGACCTGTTTCGTGGTGCTCTATCTGCCGATACTCGTGCTGGTCGTTTACGCCTTCAACGCGGCAAGCTCGACGTCCGAATGGGGCGGGTTTTCGCTCAGATGGTTCCAGTCGGCATGGCAGAATACGCAGGTCATCGACGCGACGCTGCGCTCCTTCCAGATCGGCGCCATCGCCGCGACGCTTGCCACGATCTGCGCCACCATGGCCGCGCTCGCCACCACGCGCACCGCTTCCTATCCCGGCCTCACCTTCAAATACGCGGCGATCAACCAGCCGCTGATGGTGCCCGAGATCGTCACCGGCGTGGCGCTGCTGATCTTCTTCTCGCGCATCAAGATCTTCACCGGCTATTCCGGCCTCGGCTATCTGATCGCCGCGCACACGGCGTTCTGCATTCCCTTCGCCTATCTGCCGATCCGGGCGCGGCTGGAGAATATGGACCTGACGCTGGAACGCGCCGCCGCCGATCTCTACGCGACGCCGTGGAAGACCTTCCGGCGCATCACGCTGCCGCTTTTGTGGCCGGGCATCCTTGCCGGGCTGATGCTGGCCTTCGTCATCTCGCTTGATGATGTGGTCATCACCGAGTTCGTCAAGTCCGGCGGCCAGGATACGCTGCCGACCTACATGCTCGGCCAGATACGCCGCGGCATAACACCCGAGATCAACGCGATATCGACCGCCTTCCTGCTGCTTTCGGTCGCGATCGTCACGTTGTTTTTCATCATCAGCAGGAAACGAGACTGA
- a CDS encoding ABC transporter permease, protein MATAEEVAKAAERRDIRDRWFLSAPALLIIFLAATGPLLIVLVYSFLTPGAYGDVKWQFSPDAWTSVLLERDIFDDTLSLAAAHVTIFLRSIKLAVVTTIATLALGFPTAYFMATRSEKTRDLWLFLITIPFWTNLLIRTFAVLQIIRNEGIINTILLKLGIISAPIQILYTDTAILIGMAYVYLPLMVLPIYASMEKLDFRLVEAGYDLYATRFKVLRKIIFPLVKPGVIAGSILVFIPALGAYVTPSVLGGGKNMMLSNLIELQFGQGRNWPLGSALSITVMLIVMVALLAYVRNAGKSGVRHG, encoded by the coding sequence ATGGCGACTGCGGAAGAAGTCGCCAAAGCGGCGGAGCGGCGGGACATTCGTGACCGCTGGTTCCTGTCGGCGCCGGCGCTGTTGATCATTTTCTTGGCGGCGACCGGCCCGCTGCTGATCGTGCTGGTCTATTCGTTCCTGACGCCCGGCGCCTATGGCGACGTGAAGTGGCAATTCTCGCCCGACGCCTGGACATCGGTGCTGCTGGAACGCGATATTTTCGACGATACGCTTTCGCTCGCGGCGGCGCACGTCACCATCTTCCTGCGCTCGATCAAGCTTGCCGTCGTGACGACGATCGCCACTTTGGCGCTTGGGTTCCCGACCGCCTATTTCATGGCGACGCGCAGCGAAAAGACCAGGGATCTCTGGCTGTTCCTGATCACCATTCCGTTCTGGACGAACCTGCTGATCCGCACCTTCGCGGTGCTGCAGATCATCCGCAACGAAGGCATCATCAACACGATCCTGCTCAAGCTCGGCATCATCTCGGCGCCGATCCAGATCCTCTACACCGACACGGCGATCCTCATCGGCATGGCCTATGTCTATCTGCCGCTGATGGTGCTGCCGATCTACGCCAGCATGGAGAAGCTCGATTTCCGGCTGGTGGAAGCGGGCTATGATCTCTACGCGACGCGCTTCAAGGTGCTGCGCAAGATCATCTTCCCGCTGGTCAAACCTGGCGTCATCGCGGGTTCCATCCTTGTCTTCATTCCCGCACTTGGCGCCTATGTGACGCCGAGCGTGCTGGGCGGTGGCAAGAACATGATGCTGTCCAACCTGATCGAATTGCAGTTCGGCCAAGGCCGTAACTGGCCACTGGGTTCAGCGCTGTCGATCACCGTCATGCTGATCGTCATGGTGGCGCTGCTTGCCTATGTGCGCAATGCCGGAAAGTCGGGGGTGCGTCATGGCTAG
- a CDS encoding ABC transporter ATP-binding protein — protein sequence MPDQPGKNAIEVRGVRKVFGTGEAQVAALDTVSVSIRENEFFTLLGPSGCGKTTLLRLIAGFDFPSAGEILLHGQDIAVLPPFKRPVNTVFQSYALFPHMTVAENIGFGLEMLGKPKAEIKARVAEMLKLVKMEALAARRTSQISGGQQQRVALARALAPQPKVLLLDEPLSALDYKLRKDMQIELKRLQNETGITFIFVTHDQEEALTMSDRIAVMSSGKILQVGSPRDIYDRPAERFVADFIGESNFLKADVVGVSAGKATVKLSSGVEIPATLPDGFTPDGKVTIVVRPEHSQLSATSSSASLSGTVENVVYLGTDTHFHLRLDDGEPFIVRRQNSRGVGDGIVQGGKVGILIGGDAAQVLKD from the coding sequence GTGCCGGATCAACCGGGTAAGAATGCAATTGAAGTTCGTGGCGTCCGCAAGGTGTTCGGCACCGGCGAGGCGCAAGTGGCGGCTCTCGACACGGTTTCGGTGTCGATCCGCGAAAACGAGTTCTTCACGCTGCTCGGACCTTCCGGGTGTGGAAAGACGACTCTGCTCAGGCTGATCGCCGGCTTCGACTTTCCAAGTGCCGGCGAAATCCTGCTCCATGGTCAGGACATCGCCGTGCTGCCGCCATTCAAGCGGCCGGTCAACACCGTTTTCCAGTCCTACGCGCTGTTCCCGCACATGACGGTGGCCGAGAATATCGGCTTCGGTCTGGAGATGCTGGGCAAGCCGAAGGCCGAGATCAAGGCGCGCGTCGCCGAGATGCTGAAGCTGGTCAAGATGGAAGCGCTGGCGGCTCGCCGCACCAGCCAGATCTCCGGCGGCCAGCAGCAGCGCGTGGCGCTGGCCCGGGCGCTGGCGCCGCAGCCGAAAGTGCTGCTGCTCGACGAACCGTTGTCGGCGCTCGACTACAAGCTGCGCAAGGACATGCAGATCGAGCTGAAGCGGCTGCAGAACGAGACCGGCATCACCTTCATCTTCGTCACCCATGACCAGGAAGAAGCGCTGACGATGTCGGACCGCATCGCGGTGATGTCGTCGGGCAAGATCCTGCAGGTCGGCTCGCCGCGCGACATCTACGACCGGCCGGCCGAGCGGTTCGTCGCCGACTTCATCGGTGAATCGAACTTCCTCAAGGCCGATGTGGTGGGCGTGTCCGCTGGCAAGGCGACGGTGAAGCTGTCATCGGGCGTGGAAATCCCGGCCACGCTGCCGGATGGCTTTACCCCGGACGGCAAGGTCACCATCGTGGTGCGCCCCGAACATTCGCAGTTGAGCGCGACCAGTTCCAGCGCCTCGCTTTCCGGCACGGTCGAGAACGTGGTCTATCTGGGCACGGACACCCATTTCCATCTTCGCCTTGATGATGGCGAACCCTTCATCGTGCGGCGGCAAAACAGCCGCGGCGTCGGCGACGGGATCGTGCAGGGCGGCAAGGTCGGCATCCTCATCGGTGGCGACGCCGCCCAGGTCCTGAAGGATTGA
- a CDS encoding helix-turn-helix transcriptional regulator — protein sequence MKHADVRHGAEAPSTEQNLFDALPPGSEPHHAVTIPDAVRRCRWISVDINASAFGLFFVSPSPERARLVPCLDSDYPGVAVTTKFISGANGEEIVRHTGMSTEPRWWTDDGLTGSADVFRNLSWTEQMSPLAPGTSGIAFPVHADRGQCGLVVFLGSEIALRQDMLYEIHARCFSLFSAVARIRPGDVGRVRSISKRELECLKLTANGNTSEEIARLLKLSVHTANQYLTQSTQKLNAVNRNQAVAKALRLGLIE from the coding sequence TTGAAACATGCTGACGTCAGGCACGGAGCCGAAGCCCCGTCCACCGAACAGAACCTCTTTGACGCGCTCCCGCCGGGTTCCGAACCGCATCATGCCGTCACGATTCCGGATGCCGTGCGCCGGTGCCGCTGGATCTCCGTCGACATCAACGCTTCGGCATTCGGGCTGTTCTTCGTCAGTCCTTCACCCGAGCGCGCACGTCTCGTGCCATGCCTCGATTCGGACTATCCCGGCGTTGCGGTCACGACGAAATTCATCTCGGGCGCCAATGGCGAGGAGATCGTCCGCCACACCGGCATGTCGACCGAACCGCGCTGGTGGACGGATGACGGCTTGACCGGCTCGGCCGATGTGTTCCGCAATCTTTCCTGGACGGAGCAGATGTCTCCGCTCGCGCCAGGCACCAGCGGTATCGCCTTTCCCGTCCATGCGGATCGTGGCCAGTGCGGCCTGGTCGTCTTCCTGGGCTCGGAAATCGCCTTGCGGCAGGACATGCTCTACGAAATTCACGCGCGCTGTTTTTCGCTGTTTTCCGCGGTTGCCCGCATCCGTCCAGGCGACGTCGGCAGGGTGCGGTCGATCTCCAAGCGCGAACTCGAATGCCTGAAGCTGACCGCCAACGGCAACACCAGCGAGGAGATCGCACGGCTGCTGAAGCTCTCGGTCCATACCGCCAACCAGTACTTGACCCAGTCCACCCAGAAGCTCAACGCGGTCAACCGGAACCAGGCCGTGGCCAAGGCGCTCCGGCTGGGCCTCATTGAATAG
- a CDS encoding TetR/AcrR family transcriptional regulator, with protein sequence MKRSLDRKTRIALEPRKQPRQQRSSKVVDRILDAALILTREQGTRTPTTLAIAQRAGLSVGSLYQYFPNKEAILLDLARRWLSSFPEVIAKRIKVAPPTNREEFRHEVRKLFIDTSRLYLENASLMPVIEAISGNADLRPIQNEYDDQIIALYAAWLRHVNPALEDKIASRLGVVMMEVGHVCRLVGLKKDRRTFDLIEDDVETMWLALVSPYLNLD encoded by the coding sequence GTGAAGCGCAGTCTCGACCGCAAAACCAGGATAGCGCTCGAACCGCGCAAGCAGCCGCGGCAACAACGGTCAAGCAAGGTGGTCGACAGGATTCTCGACGCGGCGCTGATCTTGACGCGGGAACAAGGAACCAGGACACCAACGACGCTCGCCATTGCGCAGCGCGCGGGCTTGTCGGTCGGTTCGCTCTACCAATACTTTCCCAACAAGGAAGCCATTCTTCTGGACCTCGCCCGGCGCTGGCTGTCTTCCTTTCCCGAGGTGATCGCGAAGCGCATCAAGGTCGCCCCGCCCACCAACCGCGAAGAGTTTCGGCACGAAGTGCGCAAGCTCTTCATCGACACCTCCAGGCTCTATCTCGAAAACGCCAGCCTGATGCCGGTGATCGAGGCTATATCCGGCAACGCCGACCTCAGGCCGATCCAGAACGAATATGACGACCAGATCATTGCCCTCTACGCCGCATGGCTGCGGCATGTGAACCCGGCTCTTGAAGACAAGATCGCCAGCCGGCTCGGCGTGGTGATGATGGAGGTCGGGCACGTCTGCCGGCTTGTGGGACTGAAGAAAGATCGCAGGACCTTCGACCTCATCGAGGACGATGTGGAAACCATGTGGCTCGCCCTGGTGAGCCCCTATCTCAATCTTGACTAA
- the flhB gene encoding flagellar biosynthesis protein FlhB has translation MSDATDKDSKTEEATEKKIRDTVEQGKLPHSREIPILASFVAILVFTVFYAKDAIIDLGMFLSMFLEKPEAWPMDTESDVIALYKIVLMEIGRAVVSLLALLMVAGIGASVFQNMPQFVGERIRPQMSRISIAKGWSRMFGAQGWVEFLKSLGKVGLAITVLVFTLSEDHRKLLAGMITNPIAFGLVIRGIAVDILVAIVFVIGLIAAIDLVWSRFHWKQELRMSKQEVKDEMKQSEGDPVVKSRLRSLARDRARKRMMTAVPRATLIIANPTHFSIALKYVREEDSAPLVLAKGQDLMALKIREIAKENNIPIFEDVALARSMYKQVSVDSVIPSQFYQAVAELVRIVYSKKAERRPTS, from the coding sequence ATGTCTGACGCGACCGACAAGGACTCGAAAACCGAAGAGGCGACGGAAAAGAAGATCCGCGACACGGTCGAGCAGGGCAAGCTGCCGCATTCGCGCGAAATCCCCATTCTCGCCTCCTTTGTCGCCATCCTCGTCTTCACGGTCTTCTACGCCAAGGATGCCATCATCGACCTCGGCATGTTCCTGTCGATGTTCCTGGAGAAGCCGGAAGCCTGGCCGATGGACACCGAGAGCGATGTCATCGCACTCTACAAGATCGTGCTCATGGAGATCGGCCGCGCCGTCGTCAGCCTGCTCGCGCTGCTCATGGTTGCCGGCATCGGCGCTTCGGTGTTCCAGAACATGCCGCAATTCGTCGGCGAGCGGATCAGGCCCCAGATGTCGCGCATCTCGATAGCCAAGGGCTGGAGCCGGATGTTCGGGGCCCAGGGCTGGGTCGAGTTCCTGAAGTCGCTGGGCAAGGTTGGCCTCGCCATCACCGTGCTCGTCTTCACGCTGTCGGAAGATCATCGCAAGCTGCTCGCCGGCATGATCACCAACCCCATTGCCTTCGGCCTCGTCATCCGGGGTATCGCGGTCGACATCCTGGTGGCGATCGTGTTCGTCATCGGCCTGATCGCCGCGATCGACCTCGTCTGGTCGCGCTTCCATTGGAAGCAGGAGCTGCGGATGAGTAAGCAGGAAGTCAAGGACGAGATGAAGCAGTCCGAAGGCGATCCGGTCGTCAAGTCGCGGCTGCGGTCGCTGGCGCGCGATCGCGCGCGCAAACGCATGATGACGGCGGTGCCGCGCGCGACGCTGATCATCGCCAATCCGACGCACTTCTCGATCGCCTTGAAATATGTGCGCGAAGAGGATTCGGCGCCGCTGGTGCTGGCCAAGGGGCAGGACCTGATGGCGCTCAAGATCCGCGAGATCGCCAAGGAAAACAACATCCCGATCTTCGAGGACGTGGCGCTCGCCCGCTCCATGTACAAGCAAGTTTCGGTGGATAGTGTGATCCCGTCACAATTCTATCAAGCCGTCGCCGAACTGGTGCGGATCGTCTACTCGAAGAAAGCTGAGCGCAGACCGACCTCATGA
- a CDS encoding helix-turn-helix transcriptional regulator — MSSPAALLQSDPSGSRLASRGDLTSFFMQLAADIGADSYMLVAIVHDQDRNDARIVSSNWIFDAIELIGKRLIAGLAQGMLTAAPGIQPTPFVAARAPDTGGLVSGEEARLLDVLGHAEIYSLRLNVGRQRLFALFSASEAGRIDRPALMKAQLKCCYALSHIPQLIAAAAMQDPLSDRERECLFWVSEGKTTDEVAVILGVSSNTVNSYITHAIQKFAASNRAMAIATAIRSGII, encoded by the coding sequence ATGAGCAGCCCCGCCGCCCTTCTTCAGTCCGACCCATCAGGCTCGCGCCTGGCGTCGCGCGGCGACCTCACCAGCTTTTTCATGCAGCTTGCCGCCGACATCGGCGCCGACAGCTACATGCTCGTCGCCATCGTCCATGACCAGGACCGCAACGACGCGCGCATCGTTTCTTCCAACTGGATCTTCGACGCCATCGAGCTGATCGGCAAAAGGCTGATCGCAGGGCTTGCCCAAGGCATGCTCACCGCGGCGCCCGGCATCCAGCCGACACCGTTCGTGGCTGCCCGGGCACCTGATACAGGTGGCCTGGTCAGCGGCGAGGAGGCGCGTCTTCTCGACGTGCTCGGCCACGCGGAAATCTATTCGCTGCGGCTGAATGTCGGCCGCCAGCGTCTGTTCGCGCTGTTTTCGGCCTCCGAGGCCGGCAGGATCGACCGGCCGGCGCTGATGAAGGCGCAGTTGAAATGCTGCTACGCGCTCTCGCACATTCCGCAGCTGATCGCGGCCGCCGCCATGCAGGACCCGCTGTCCGACCGCGAACGCGAATGTCTGTTCTGGGTCTCCGAAGGCAAGACCACCGATGAAGTGGCGGTCATCCTTGGCGTCTCGTCGAACACCGTCAACAGCTACATCACCCACGCCATCCAGAAATTCGCGGCCAGCAACCGCGCCATGGCCATTGCGACGGCAATCAGGAGCGGCATCATTTGA